GGCACATAAAGGTCAACTTTATGACGGTCAAAAAAACTTCTGTCAAGTTCTTCGGAATCCTTAAATATACCGCCGCTTATGGCGCAAGTACCCGCGGCTATAATGATTTTAGGAGAAGCAATGGCCTTATAGGTATCTTCCAGCGCCGGCGCCATATTTTTTGTTACCGGCCCTGTTATGACTATACCGTCCGCGTGCCTTGGGGACGCCACAAAGTCTATCCCAAACCTTCCCATATCAAAGTTCACGTTTGTACACGCGTTTAATTCCATTTCACACCCGTTGCACCCGCCGGCTGATACCTGCCTTAATTTTAAGGAACGCCCGAACAGCCTTTTAATTTCCGCCCTTGCCATAACAGCCGCATCTTCAAATTCAAGATATTTGTCGCCGGGTTTTATGATTAACTTTTCACGCGAATCGGCTGATATATGGTGGCAGTAAGACATTTCTATTTCCGCGTTTTTACAAGCGCGCCCGCACTCCCCACAAAACACGCACTTTCCCATATCAATTGACACAGGGTCATTTTTAAGGGCTCCCGTCGGGCATATTTTGTCCGCGTCAAAAGAAAGCCGCCCGCATCCCGGGCTTATCACG
This DNA window, taken from Candidatus Goldiibacteriota bacterium, encodes the following:
- a CDS encoding NADH:ubiquinone oxidoreductase — encoded protein: MFGIIKVRIMQGDQAIPDVKKAVLNPAFRGFPVISPGCGRLSFDADKICPTGALKNDPVSIDMGKCVFCGECGRACKNAEIEMSYCHHISADSREKLIIKPGDKYLEFEDAAVMARAEIKRLFGRSLKLRQVSAGGCNGCEMELNACTNVNFDMGRFGIDFVASPRHADGIVITGPVTKNMAPALEDTYKAIASPKIIIAAGTCAISGGIFKDSEELDRSFFDRHKVDLYVPGCQVHPLTFVNGVLRFLGHK